Proteins from a genomic interval of Corythoichthys intestinalis isolate RoL2023-P3 chromosome 3, ASM3026506v1, whole genome shotgun sequence:
- the LOC130912947 gene encoding piggyBac transposable element-derived protein 4-like yields the protein MRRTLNVQRVLKLFYDEEDISSSSSSSEDEEENDEDEEMIDPSFGSDDVASDGRYEHCGPSCRRSTQRRCGTRSQTRSRSPQPEPLHHLEPWRTGNDPDIAPPISPFMPRRPPGAQLDSHVAYSPRDLFQLYFSPATLHKLCENTNKQAARNKEMGKKNIWVDVDVEELCKFIGLLIFTSVVSMPNIKDYWKQDTITSLPFPGTVMPRDRFRNLLTNIHPSDPEEDRKNDKRKGTPSYDKLFKMKPLIDDILRACQAHYHSRRELAVDERPVERRTGKTQSMTVKPAKWGMKLIVLVDSSNGYTVSFNVHVEKNHTETEHGLAYDAVMNLIQPLYLCTGYHVYMDNFYSSPQLFLKLAELKFGACGTYRDNKSGCPTNRENALTKTSERGAVRWIREGYLVFVKWMDTQEVSMCSTIHPAFSGEVVKRRVKDEDGRWSTKEISCPTPVIAYNRNMCGVDLSDQLLQYYSTNRETVHWCRKVFLHLVDIAATNAYLLQCEISTSNQMKPMSRKDFQTELAAQLCGVDWSDRTSSKIPGHVPVPIAVVTDSRLKTTQGRRKCKHCHQMGRRNLTPWMCKSCNVSLCVILDRNCFEEWHT from the coding sequence ATATGAGCATTGCGGACCCTCTTGCCGGAGGTCTACCCAGAGAAGGTGTGGGACTAGGAGTCAAACGAGATCCAGATCTCCACAACCTGAGCCACTCCATCACTTGGAGCCTTGGAGAACTGGAAACGACCCTGACATTGCCCCACCAATTAGCCCCTTCATGCCACGGAGACCACCAGGAGCCCAGTTGGACAGTCATGTCGCCTATTCACCGCGGGACCTCTTTCAGCTGTACTTTTCTCCAGCCACACTCCACAAACTGTGTGAAAACACCAACAAGCAAGCAGCACGCAATAAAGAAATGGGAAAGAAGAACATCTGGGTTGATGTCGATGTTGAGGAACTCTGCAAGTTCATCGGGCTCCTTATATTCACATCTGTGGTGTCAATGCCAAACATCAAAGATTACTGGAAACAGGACACAATTACATCACTGCCGTTTCCAGGCACCGTGATGCCAAGGGATCGTTTTCGGAATCTGCTCACCAACATTCATCCGAGTGACCCAGAGGAGGACCGAAAAAATGACAAGAGGAAGGGAACTCCATCGTATGATAAGTTGTTCAAGATGAAGCCCCTTATTGATGACATCCTCCGTGCATGCCAAGCCCACTATCATTCGAGGAGGGAATTGGCTGTGGATGAAAGACCGGTGGAAAGAAGAACTGGAAAGACCCAAAGCATGACGGTCAAGCCTGCTAAGTGGGGGATGAAACTAATTGTGTTGGTCGACTCCAGCAATGGTTACACGGTTAGTTTTAATGTTCATGTAGAGAAAAATCACACGGAAACAGAGCACGGGCTTGCTTATGATGCCGTGATGAACCTTATCCAGCCATTATATCTCTGTACTGGCTACCATGTTTACATGGACAATTTTTATTCCAGCCCCCAGTTGTTCCTTAAGTTAGCAGAGCTGAAGTTTGGAGCCTGTGGAACATACAGGGACAACAAGAGCGGATGCCCAACTAATAGAGAAAACGCGCTCACTAAAACCTCAGAGAGGGGTGCGGTCAGATGGATCAGGGAGGGCTACCTTGTTTTTGTTAAGTGGATGGACACCCAGGAGGTGTCTATGTGCTCCACGATCCATCCGGCGTTTTCTGGGGAGGTGGTCAAGAGAAGAGTGAAGGACGAAGACGGCCGCTGGTCAACAAAAGAGATCTCCTGCCCTACCCCGGTCATTGCCTACAACAGAAACATGTGCGGTGTTGACCTGTCGGACCAGCTGTTGCAGTACTACTCCACCAACCGAGAAACTGTACACTGGTGCCGCAAAGTTTTCCTGCACCTTGTGGACATTGCTGCCACTAATGCCTACCTTCTCCAATGTGAAATCAGCACCTCAAACCAGATGAAGCCCATGTCCCGCAAGGACTTTCAAACAGAGCTGGCGGCTCAGCTATGTGGTGTGGACTGGAGCGACAGGACATCCAGTAAAATTCCAGGTCACGTTCCTGTTCCAATTGCTGTGGTAACAGACTCGCGCTTGAAAACCACACAAGGCCGCAGGAAGTGTAAACATTGCCATCAAATGGGCAGAAGGAACCTCACTCCTTGGATGTGCAAGTCCTGCAATGTGTCATTGTGTGTTATTTTGGAcagaaactgttttgaagagtgGCATACGTAA